The following proteins are encoded in a genomic region of Cryptomeria japonica chromosome 11, Sugi_1.0, whole genome shotgun sequence:
- the LOC131041055 gene encoding putative UDP-rhamnose:rhamnosyltransferase 1 translates to MADDRQLHVVMFPWFAQGHITPFLELAKSLLTSGLRISFVSTLVNIARTKKKIVLGIEPVELQLPSMDGLPTCVECMTGLSEIRRTDLVQLLFQAIDICEQPFGALMKLLSPDFVIFDAALCWTPRVANKMAIPTINFMVVCMAATSFKIGKHRQRLPEILMVEDLTVPLHGLPSSVVCFQPFEAQKESKGLTFMNRLSISMEESWATLSNTCRELEGKFVDYFQRSTEQFMFPMGISMTSLWPQPDADSCLAWLDRLPTHSVVFACFSSECPLSVQDLDALLLGLEESEISFLCVLFGHVGYELHRVSEDHTHGRGLVVTEWAPQLHI, encoded by the coding sequence ATGGCAGATGATAGGCAGCTTCATGTGGTGATGTTCCCTTGGTTTGCACAAGGCCATATAACACCCTTTCTAGAGTTGGCCAAGAGCCTCCTCACTTCTGGCCTGAGAATATCCTTCGTCTCAACTCTGGTTAACATTGCACGGACTAAAAAGAAGATAGTCCTTGGAATTGAGCCAGTGGAGCTCCAATTGCCATCCATGGATGGGCTGCCTACATGTGTTGAGTGCATGACAGGTTTATCAGAGATAAGAAGAACAGACTTAGTGCAGCTTCTCTTCCAAGCGATAGATATTTGTGAGCAGCCCTTTGGAGCACTGATGAAACTGCTTTCCCCAGATTTTGTCATATTTGATGCGGCACTGTGTTGGACTCCTCGGGTTGCCAACAAAATGGCCATTCCCACCATAAATTTCATGGTAGTTTGCATGGCGGCCACGAGTTTCAAAATAGGAAAGCATAGGCAACGACTACCCGAAATCCTGATGGTCGAAGATCTGACTGTACCGCTACATGGATTACCCTCATCGGTTGTCTGCTTTCAACCATTTGAAGCCCAGAAGGAAAGTAAGGGACTCACCTTCATGAACCGCCTTTCTATCTCTATGGAGGAAAGTTGGGCAACGCTTAGCAATACTTGTCGAGAGTTGGAAGGCAAATTTGTGGACTATTTTCAAAGAAGCACCGAGCAGTTCATGTTTCCCATGGGGATTTCCATGACCAGCCTATGGCCTCAGCCTGATGCAGATAGTTGCTTGGCATGGCTGGACAGGCTACCCACTCATTCTGTTGTGTTTGCGTGCTTCAGCAGTGAATGCCCTCTCTCCGTCCAAGATCTTGATGCTCTCCTGTTGGGGTTGGAGGAAAGTGAAATTTCGTTCCTTTGTGTTCTTTTCGGCCATGTGGGGTATGAGTTGCACAGAGTGTCTGAGGATCACACCCATGGCAGAGGACTCGTGGTTACAGAGTGGGCGCCTCAATTGCACATTTAA